The genomic interval CGGTGCTCAGCCCCGACTGACCTTGCGCAAGCAGAAATCGAAATCGCTCGTTCGTGTGCCGCGCCGTCCCGAACCCCGAGAACTGCCGCATCGTCCACAACCGCCCGCGATACATCGAGCGATGAATGCCCCGCGTAAACGGATACTCACCCGGCACCCCAAGCTGCGGGGCAGGGACCAGCCGCCCCAGATCCTCGGCCGTGACGAATCCCTCACGGTTCCCCAAACCAACCTGCCGCGACGCCGCCGCTGATCGACCGGCCCCCGTATCGCCCGAGGCTGCATCACCCGAGGCTGCATCGCCCGTGGCTGCATCACGAACCGCAGCAGCCATTCCGAAAGACTCTCTCATGACAGGATTTCGGATCACTGGATCATTCATCACAGCCTCCTCTTCAACCGTCTCAATCGCCGCCGGCCCCCGGACACCAGACCGCATCATGGATAAGTCTGTTGAAGTAAGGGGGACAGTCACCTTGGCGTTGACGCTCTCATGGCATTTTTTGCTTGCCGGAGCCTGTCGCCGTGACTTCAACAGACTGCGAGACCTCCAATGCCAGCCCCCTTTGCCGAAATCGAATCAAAATTGCACTCGCCGCTAGACACCCGATACTAAAACCCATTGCTGAAGGCGAATCTAAAAGCACTCGCCGCTGGTCTTCCGATACTAAAACCCATTGCTGATGGCGAATCTAAAAGCACTCGCCGCTGGACACCCGATACTTAAACCCATTACTGAAGGCGAATCTAAAAGCACTCGCCGCTGGACTTCCGATACTAAAACCCATTGCTGATGGCGAATCTAAAAGCACTCGCCGCTGGACTTCCGATGCTAAAACCCATTGCTGATGGCGAATCTAAAATCACTCGCCGCTGGACTTTCGATGCTAAAACCCATTGCTGATGGCGAAATTAAAAGCGCTTAATGAGCATGGCTACTGCGCCGCCGCCGCCTAGGCAGAGGGCTGCGACGCCCCATTCTCGGTCTTGTCGACGCAGGCCGTGGATGAGTGTTGTCAGGACGCGTGCGCCGCTCGCCCCGATGGGATGCCCCAGTGCCGTCGCACCTCCCGCCGGGTTCAGTCGTTCCAGATCGATCTCCAAGAGACGTTGATCGGCGAGCACCTGCACGGCGAACGCTTCATTGATCTCCCAAATGTCGATGTCGCTGACCTGCATTTTTGCCTTGGCCAGTAACTTTCGAATCGCGTGAACGGGCGCCAGAAACAGGTCTTCCGGATCCAATGTTGCGGTCGCCGTCGCGACAATCTCCACGAGCGGTGTGCAGCCGCGTGCCTTCGCGATGTCCGAAGAGGCGACCACGACGGCCGCCGCACCATCGCTGATCATGGCCGAGTTTCCTGCTGTGATCGCTCCGCGTTCGATGAACGCCGATCGTAAGCCGGCCAGACGCTCCAGCCGACAATCGGCGCGAGGCCCTTCATCACGGTCAATCTCGGTGATTCCCGCTTTTGAGGGGACTTGCAGAGGCACGATTTCGGCTTTGAACCATTGAGCTTGCTGAGCTTCCGTTGCTCGCCGATGGCTCTCGCACGCGAAGGCGTCTTGGTCCTCGCGTGAAATTCCTTGTCGCGCGGTCAGCCGTTCGGCAATTTCGCCCATGGATGAATCGGTGATCGAACAGGACAACCCGTCGTGCAGCATCGAATCGACCAGACGCCGGTCGCCCATTCCCTGCAGCGATCGTTCGATCAGCCAGGGTGCGCGACTCATGCTTTCCATGCCGCCCGCGACGACTAAAGAGGCGTCACCGCAGCGAATCGCCTGATCGGCCAGCATGACCGCTTTCAAACCCGAACCGCACACCTGATTCACGGTCAACGCTTCGGTATGCGGCGCGACTCCGCCGCCGATCGCCGCCTGCCGTGCCGGCGCTTGCCCCACACCACTGGGCAATACCATTCCCATGATGACGAGATTGATATCGTCGAACGCCTCGCCGGCATCATTGACCGCCGCCCGGATGACGCGTGAGCCCAATTCCGTAGCCGGAATGCCCGACAGCACTCCTTGGAATTTTCCGATCGGCGTACGACGCGCACTCAGTATGACGACGCCCATAAGAAACCTCGCTGGAAGTGGATCGAGTTCACCAATGATTATACGCCGGAAGGTCAAAGAGACCTCACAGGTAACCGCTCAAAGGGCAAGGCCAGCCCCATATTCATCGCCAAAGCCGCTGCTTCGCCGAAGTCACAAGGCACAACTCACAGCATTCGCCCTCAAGCCCCCGTCAGCCCACGGAAAAAGGCCAACCTGTGCCCCATCGCCCCTGAACGTTCAAGCGCACCTTACCAAGTTCCGCAACTCCATGTGGCCGATTTCCCCTCCGTGTCTCTGTGTCTCCGTGTCTCCCCCCCCACCGCTGAGCCCCCAACAACCCCCCCCGTTGATTGGCCCCAGCCCCAGCNNNNNNNNNNNNNNNNNNNNNNNNNNNNNNNNNNNNNNNNNNNNNNNNNNNNNNNNNNNNNNNNNNNNNNNNNNNNNNNNNNNNNNNNNNNNNNNNNNNNNNNNNNNNNNNNNNNNNNNNNNNNNNNNNNNNNNNNNNNNNNNNNNNNNNNNNNNNNNNNNNNNNNNNNNNNNNNNNNNNNNNNNNNNNNNNNNNNNNNNNNNNNNNNNNNNNNNNNNNNNNNNNNNNNNNNNNNNNNNNNNNNNNNNNNNNNNNNNNNNNNNNNNNNNNNNNNNNNNNNNNNNNNNNNNNNNNNNNNNNNNNNNNNNNNNNNNNNNCCCAGCCCAGCCCCAGCCCGTCTACCCCCCAATCTCCCCACAAAAAAGAAGCACGAAATCATGACAATACAGTTGCAAATGGATTTATTTGCCATAATAATACTTATGTATCCCATAAATCGACGGGCGAGACCGCCTCAAGATCGCACGTTATCAGCAGGGTTTAACTCAACGGATTGCCATGGCGAAGCGAGGACGGGGACGTCCGATCGTGGAAACATTGTCAGCGCCGCAGCGGCGGCTGCTTGAGGTGATCGAAGCGCGCATTGAACAGCACGGAATGTCACCGACGTTCCGGGAATTGGCAGACGATCTGGGGCAGGGCGTTCCCAGTATTTATAAGTTAATCCAGCGACTGGAACGCAACGGCTACATCAGTCGCACGACCGGAAAATCACGCAGCCTGACCGTAGTCCGATCGGCTCACGAATCGGAACCAGTCGGCCTGGTCTCGATACCGCTGTTGGGAACCGTGGCGGCGGGAAATCCGTTGTTTGCACCGGAAAATCAATTGGGCGAATTGCTCGTCGAAGCGGCGACGGTTCGTTCGGGACGTCACTTTGCCCTGAAGGTGACGGGCCAAAGCATGATCAAAGCCGGAATCCATTCCGGAGACGTCTTGATTGTCCGCCAGCAACCGCTGGCCGAACATCGCGACATCGTCGTGGCATTGCTGAACGACGAGGCCACCGTGAAACGACTGCATCACCGGCAGGGCGAGATTCAGTTACTGCCGGAAAACGACCGTTACAAGCCGATCCCCATCGGCCCCGAAGACGACCTGCGGATCGTCGGCAAAGTCGTCGCGGTCAAACGCATGGCGTGACAGCCTGTTGAAGTAATGGGGACTGGCTCCGGCCAGTTTAAAAAACGCCATGACATTGTGAACGCCAAGGTGCCTGTCCCCCTTACTTCAACAGGCTGCTAACGCATTGTCGATTGTCTCGTTCGTGTTCGTCGCTCCTTGTTTTCCTCGTCCGATTTCCTCGTTCCCAAGCTCCCGCTTGGGGACGCCATTTTCCTCGATCTCAAGCCCCTGCTTTTGAGCTTACGTTTTCGGATTCACCCGCATGAAAAGTTCGCGACCCCAGTGACGCGTTTCGCCCGGCAGAAAGTTGTCTTCTCCGCCCCGTAGCGGGCGGAAGGGTACAAGCCCAGGGCTGTGATCGCTTCGATCGCTGCCCTGGGCGAAAGAACTCACAAGATTCGCCGCCCTAACAGGGCGGCAGGACACGATCGATTGCCTAATTCCTCGTTCCCAAGCTCCCGCTTGGGGACGCCTGTTTTCGTCGTTCCTAGGCTCCTGCATTTGAAGTTACGTTTTTGGTACATCCACATGAAACGTTCGCAACCCTCGTCGCGAGTATTGATCGGTAAAACGTTTTCTCGGTTCTCCGCCCCGTAGCGGGCGGAAGGGTACAAGCCCAGGGCTGTGATCGCTTCGATCGCTGCCCTGGGTGAAAGAACTCACAAGATTCGCCGCCCTAACAGGGCGGCAGGACACGATCGATTGCTTAAATCCTCGTTCCCAAGCTCCCGCTTGGGGACGCCGCCACACTGGGCACTCCGACCGAGTCCTCGACACGCCGGACGCCCAATCGACATCAGACCAAGACAGAATGTGACTCAGCCGAGTCCACGGTGCGCACGACAAGGACGGCGTGCGCACTGCGAGGCCCCAGCATCAATTCACCCGAGCGTTTCAAGAGGAACTGATCGGCATGGACCCTATCAAAATCAAATGCCCCAAGTGCGAGCGCACCTACAAAATCGAAGAAAAAATCCTGGGCAAAAAGGTCACCTGCGCCACGGAAGGCTGCGGCACCAAATTCATCGCCGAGCTGCCAGCCGCTGCGCCGGCCGATGACGCAGTCTCGGCCGAACCACCGCAAACGACAAACATCGCCTTCGCCTCCGCGCCGCCTCCCGTGCAAGTTGCTCCAGAACCAACTGCGTCTGATGATCCATTCGCGGACCTCGACCTCGATTCACTCCACTCGCTGCCCCCCAGACGATCCTCGTCGAAAAGCGATGACGAGTTTGATACGAGCGACGTCGATTCAGCACCGCCGCCACTGCCGGTACGACGAACGGCTCCGTCCGCGCCGGTATTTGTCGACGAAGAACCCGCTGTGCGTGCAAACAACTCCGCGAAAGTCGTCCTCGCGCTGCTGTGCGTCGCGATCGTCGGAGTTTCCTTCTGGATTCTCTTCAACTTCGTCAGCGGAAAGCCGAAATCCACGCGCTCGAATTTCATGGCCGATACAGAATCGGAGGCAGTGAAAGATCCACTGCTCGAACTGCTGTACTACACAGACTCAACTCTCCGACTGATGAAGGTCAGCTTGGACGAGGCCCTGGCGCGCGAGGCGATCAATCAGTGGAGCAAGCTACGTCAAAAACTTCCGAAGACGGATGAAATCGAAATGAGCTTGGGGGTGATCGAAGGACACCTCAATCAAATTCACAAAAAGTTATACGCGGACAATCCGGTGTCTGACCTCGACATGAGCACAAACACAGACGCATCAATGAGATGGAAAAATGTGCACGATTCAGAACATTCGATTCGCCTCGCACTAACACAACTCATGCATCATGCAAAAACACCTTGGAAGATCGCAGAGCGTTACGACTTATACGATTCAACCTTTCCGCCCCTGCTCGAAGCAGCGCGGCGCATCGCCGCGGAGAGCGAGATCAGAACGAACAATCTGCCCGTACCAATTGATGCCACAGAAAAGCGATCGGTGCTCCGCAAGCTTGATACGCTCTTCGCGAGAGTCCCACGAAGGCCTGTAAAGCCAAAACATCAGCAGTCGGAGGACGAATTTACGACGCCTGCCTGGATTGAGCTCATCGATCTCAACTCCCCAGCTTGGGATCTGTACTCGAAAACCGTCGAAGTGATTTATCAAAGAACTCAGATTCCCGCAGAACAAAACACTCTTGCAGGCAAGACTCAGATCCTGGAATTCAGCAAGATCTACCAGCGGACTCTGAACGACCTTAAATCATCGTTGCGTTAGTCCTCTTGATCAAGATTCGATCGATCCCCCCAACTTTTCAATCCGTTGAGCACCAACGATCAGCTTCAGGCAAGCTTCCCGATGTGTCGGAACTCTGAAGTTCAAAGAGACGATGCGAAATCGGAATGCCACTTTCCGTCCTCGCGCGCGAGAACCAAACGTTTGTGATCAGAAACGTGACATGGTATCGTGAGATTGCATGATTTTAATATACAGCAGCGGTGCTACGCCGCACACCGCAACACCTCTCGACATAGATCCATCAAGCCCGAGCCAAGGATCGATGTCGCAGAGAATTTGAACGAATTCGCCAAATGGAAAGCGTCTCAAAACCACCCCGTTATTGCTGCTTTTTCATGTGGGCCTGTCTGATGACCGCGCTTCCCGGTTGCCAAGGGTGCGCGGTCAGCCCTCCTGCGTCACCCCTTGAACAACCAACAGACGAATCAGCGGAACCTACAACGTCTGCAGATGATACGGCGCAAGAAACCACCTCTGGCGATTCAGACAAAGCCCCTGCCAGTCACCCCCCGATCGAGCGACATGCTTCCTCTTCACCAAACGGGGCTGAATCCACATCGAATGACTTGGATGGCTCCGCCGAAAATCCACCTTCAAGCGATAGCAGCGATCCAAGCGAAGCAACCGCATCGCAACGAGGTCGCGGTAAAAAGAAACCGAGTGACCTCAATTCCACGATCAAGCAGATCAATACCTTGCGACAAGATGCGAAGCGTGCGAGGGACCAAGGCGACTTGGGCAAAGCGTTTCAGGATGTCACCAAAGCCTGGGATGCCGCGCGATCGCACCCGAACGATGCACAGTGCCGCGCGCTCGCAGAACAACTCGCCAAGGAAATGCAGGAATTGGCCCCCAACGCCAATGATCGCTATCGAACGCGAAGTACTCACTCACGGTTGATCGTCAAATGACGCCGGACTGACAGCCCCCAAACCGCAACCGTTCATTCATCCGAATCACGACGCCCGCGACAATCAGCAGACAGGCCCGGAGAAATGTCAGCGACCTCACTTTCCACACGCCCCTCGGGCTTACTGACCCGAACAACTTGTCCCCATTGCTGGGAACAGTTCGCACCCGAAAAATTGTTGTGGACCGCGGAACATACCGACCTGCTGGGCGATCATCGCCTCGGCCCAGATCAGCCGCAACGATTTTTACCCACCCGGTTCACGGTCAGCGGCGAAGCGATCGACGCCAAAGGGTTTCCCTGCCATCAACTGGCCTGCCCTCATTGCCACCTCACCATCCCCCGTTCGCTCCTGGAACTGGAACCACTGTTTCTGTCGATCTTCGGTGCCCCCGCCAGCGGGAAGTCGTACTTCCTGGCCGCGCTCACCTGGGAACTGCGTAAGACCCTGCCATTGGTCTTTCGCGCGTCATTCGCCGACGCCGATCCGGTCATGAACCAGCAACTGAACGAATACGAAGAATCCGTCTTCTCGGGGGATTCAAGCGACAAACTGGTGCCCCTCGCCAGCCTGATTCGCAAGACGGAAGAGCAGGGCGATCTGTACGACACGGTCTCTTTCGGAAACCAGACGGTCAGCTATCCCCGCCCGTTCCTGTTCACCGTGCAACCCCAGCCCGATCATCGGAACGCGCGCAGTTCCACGAAACTTGGGCGAACCGTCTGCCTGTATGACAATGCAGGCGAATCGTTTCAGCCAGGAAAAGACTCGGCCGCCACCCCCGTGACACGCCATATGGCACAGTCGCGGGTTTTGTTCTTCGTCTTCGACCCCACGCAGGACGCGCGCTTTCAACGCCTAATCGGCCAGAACTCGGTAAACGAGGCCCCGGCGATCCGTTCCATGCGGCAGGAACCGATTCTGCAAGAGGCGATTGCCCGCGTGCGTCGCTTCGCAGGACTGACGCAGTCCGAAAAACACAAACGCCCGCTGGTGGTGATCCTCACCAAGTTCGATCGCTGGTGGCAGTTGCTGGGCGGCGATCCCTGTCCCGATCCCTGGGTGAAAGCGCGTTCGACGACCAACGCCGACGACGTCTTTCACGCCTTCGACACCAACGCGGTCGAGCAACAATCCCAACTGGCCCGGGCGGTGCTGCTGAAGACATCACCCGAGATCGTGACCGCCGCCGAGAACTTTGCGGAAGACGTCACTTATATCCCGGTGACGGCCGTGGGGTGGAAAGTCTCGATCGACTCGCGTTCGGGCCTGCCCGCCATCAAGCCTTCGGAAGCCGCCCCTTACTGGGCCACCGTTCCCTTCTTGTACGGATTGACGCGCGCCCTGCCGGGCCTGATCCCCACCGCCGTCAAACGCAAACAGGAATCGTCGTAGGGTCTCGCTGGTTCGTCGGGCTGAAACAGAAACCACAATCGAAGCCCTCGCTTCAGCGCGATTTGAAAGTTGCTCATGGCTCAAGAACTTCTCTACACCTCCGCTCCCCGAGGCCTTAAGCCGGGCAGTCGCGGCTTTTGCACGGTCCTGGCCACGCAGGGAATGCCCGCCCCGTTAGCGTCCGCCGTCGAGGCGTTGTCCGGCTACCGCGCAATCTATCCACCGAGCGACGAACGAGCCGCACGGAACCCGGTGGTCTATTCTCATCTGAAAATGCAGGCGACCGGCCGATCGTGGCACGTGCTCTCCCGCATCGCCGACTACGGCCTCGACTATTCGCAGCGTCCCAACAAACTGGCGCATCACGTCATTCTGGACAATCCCGCCGAACAGCTTCCAGGCGGCCCCGCCAACCTGCTATCAACATCCGGCTTCATGCGCGAATCATGGGAAGGCGACCCCACACTTGTCGCCCCCAAACCAATCACACGCGAACAGCGTCCGCACACTGGCGTCTGCGAACAATGGAAAGAGGTCACCGGCGATGCCGGTTGGGCTGGCGTCGTCGCGGAATCATTCCTGAACGACCCCGACCGCCAAGTCATTCTGCTGTTTGAACCCGGTCAAGACATTTTACCCCTCATCGCCGAAGCCATCTCGCTGCTGCCGCGCGAAAAACGCTGGGACGTGACCTTCAGCACCTATTTCACGGGGTTGGCGACAGGAACGACATGCAACTGGCGGGCGATTGTTCATGGATCGAAAGAGGCAACGGAATCGCTTCGAAATATAAATGCGCTAAGACTTGATCTCAG from Schlesneria paludicola DSM 18645 carries:
- a CDS encoding thiolase family protein, with amino-acid sequence MGVVILSARRTPIGKFQGVLSGIPATELGSRVIRAAVNDAGEAFDDINLVIMGMVLPSGVGQAPARQAAIGGGVAPHTEALTVNQVCGSGLKAVMLADQAIRCGDASLVVAGGMESMSRAPWLIERSLQGMGDRRLVDSMLHDGLSCSITDSSMGEIAERLTARQGISREDQDAFACESHRRATEAQQAQWFKAEIVPLQVPSKAGITEIDRDEGPRADCRLERLAGLRSAFIERGAITAGNSAMISDGAAAVVVASSDIAKARGCTPLVEIVATATATLDPEDLFLAPVHAIRKLLAKAKMQVSDIDIWEINEAFAVQVLADQRLLEIDLERLNPAGGATALGHPIGASGARVLTTLIHGLRRQDREWGVAALCLGGGGAVAMLIKRF
- the lexA gene encoding transcriptional repressor LexA, which codes for MAKRGRGRPIVETLSAPQRRLLEVIEARIEQHGMSPTFRELADDLGQGVPSIYKLIQRLERNGYISRTTGKSRSLTVVRSAHESEPVGLVSIPLLGTVAAGNPLFAPENQLGELLVEAATVRSGRHFALKVTGQSMIKAGIHSGDVLIVRQQPLAEHRDIVVALLNDEATVKRLHHRQGEIQLLPENDRYKPIPIGPEDDLRIVGKVVAVKRMA